A window of Centroberyx gerrardi isolate f3 chromosome 6, fCenGer3.hap1.cur.20231027, whole genome shotgun sequence genomic DNA:
AGCCATGATTGACGCCTGTGAATGGGGGTGACATGCACTGAACTGGAGTGAATAACCTAGTCGTGGCATCCTGTCCACACAATGTCTCTGCCACTCCTGATAAAATTCTGTCAGGGGGCGGGCAGTCAGCTATAGGGAAAATGCTAGATATTCTCCATACGCTGTCTCGGCCCTCACCACCGCCAAACTGCCCAATATGGGTAGAACAACCCAGACTGCAGGCTGCAGCCAGTATCTGGGATAAATCAAGCCTGCTGTCTGCAAGACAAAGCGGTGGGCTTCAATCTCTGTCGGGCCGGCTGTCTCGGCCGAAAGGCCCATTGGGGACCGAAGGGGACAGGGTTTGGAAGACCTGGCAGCCAATGAATGCCCTGTCGGTGTCTGCGGCCCGCCTCCGCTGTCACATAGCTGTTCTCTGATACCGCCTCTGTAGCGGTGCCAGCGTTAGTAACAGAGATCGGCGGCCTCAACCTTGTCTGCAATGGACAGTTCCCCTCCTGCGTCCGCCTTTCGCCTCGTAGCGGAGGCGTCATTAAAGGAAAACGTCATTCTCACCGCTGATAGACTGTCCCCACCTACGTGCGCTTGCCTCAGTGCGGCGGTAGCGATGACATCATCAGAACGGCCCAATGAGCAAGATAGTGAAGTAATTTGAAACTCGCTCGCTCTAGCTCAACAGCAACCGGCCTCAGAGAAATCAAGCCCACCGTCTGCCAGCCGGCTGAGCATCTAGGCAgacatctctctgtctctcacagaGAAGCTGTCGTCTCGAATACAGCCGCAGCTTGAGCCGGGAAGGAGCCCGCTCTGCCCCCGAAGAGCCCCTGCTAACCGAGCCCGGGTCCCTGTAGCTAAATGAAACATCGCTCTGACACAGAGCGCTGTCTTGACATTTCTGTCCCGTTGTTCCATGAAACAACTGGGCGGTGTTATGTTACCAAGACCAGCTGCCGTCACACTCCCGCTCAAGAGAGTGAAGGGAGTGGGGTTACGTAACAACCGATTCGCCCGCCGCTCCATCGTTTCCCCAGTATACGGAGGCGACAGAGGGTCGGCAGCTGTGAAAACTCTCCCGGCTTTGCCCTGTTGTCCTGTAGGACGTCAGGGCGGTTTCATGTTACTAAGACCAACCACCGCCACACATAAGCTCGTGAGAGCCCGGGGCGGGGGGTTACGTAACAACTGATCAGCCTGCCGCTCCATTGTTTACCCAGAATGGGAAACAGAGGGCGGGCAGCCATGACATGTTATATTGCAATAACAACATTACAATATTACAACATAACAATATTATTACTCACAGTTGGCGGGAGCCAGGAAGATGGACGCTCCAAAGAGTCCAGATCCAACTCGTCAACCGAAAGGGAGGTCTTACCTGCTGTGATGTTCGACAGAGATACACCCAACAGACCCAGGTTGTTGGCCATCGCCGTTGACTGAGCCACCAAGTGGAAAAAATATCCCTCGGCTGTGGGGGAGTAGGCAGAGTGGCTCCAGCCACGACGCCTGCACACTCTCCCACACTTCATCCAGGGCGAGGGCAACGAAGACTGATCTGGTCTCCATCGCCAGCTGGTACGCACCCTGGTCCAGCCGATCATGGTGTGAGGGTTCGGGGGGCGGCAGCTGTATCCTAATCTTctcaacagaaaaaacaaaggcaTAGGAGGTAGCTGAGCGGAGATGGAGAGATGTAGTCCTCGTTGTCTTCCTGCAGTATCGgcgcctcctccaccccctgGGTCTAGGAAGCAATCCGGCGGCGGGGAAATCGTGACTGGAGCAGAAGAGCAGGGCTCGGGTTGTTGTGTAGTGGAAGCTTCGTCTTAATGACCAGAACGGGTTTCGTTCAAACTGAACATTTATTCTCCAACATGCTGCAGTTTTACAGAAAGGGGAGAAACAGCGGACCTTGCATCCAAcatcttgaacacacacacaaccgacAAAGCCTAGGGCAGCTATTTccttgaaacttcaaaataaaagcatctcTGTCTGTAGCTTGAAACAAGGTAtttcaaagtaaataaatcCATAGTAACATTGAATAATTACCATTACCAGGTTTTGCATGACGTgtcacatttactgtaaatactataACTGTAAATAGTACATCTTTTACATTTCTTGATATACAGTTTAAACTAAACATTAATTGCCTTATTTAATTACTTAAATCAAACAATTCACAACATTCTCCCGCCCGATGAACAACTGTTCATCACTACTCAGTCCATCTCTTTAACTAATCTCTAAAGGATATGTCAACTGAACAGGTCTCTTCAACAAACTGCCCGTAGTAGTACGAACAATACAGGAACGAATGAGTCCATCTCTCCCTGGAAACAGTTCTGTTATCCTGCCCATTTTCCAGGTCTGCCTGGGTATGTTGTCCTCTCCGATCAGGACGACATCTCCCACCTTCAGCACAGTGGGTACAGGTGTCTCACACTTGTGAGCTGATTTCAAGTCCATCAGGTAGTCCTTCCTCCAGCTGTTCCAAAAGCTGGTTAAGAGTCTCTGCCGGTACCTCCATCTCCGGCCCATGTCCTCTCAGCTCACATTGGTTGCCTGAGATGGTGGAAGCATAGTCTTTGGTGGTAGAGAAGTTAGTCTTTTCCCAACCAGGAAATGAGAGGGTGTAAGTGGCTGCGGCTCTGATGCGTCACTGTCGACATAAGAGAGAGGCCTGGAGTTTAACACAGCTTCTACCTCAGCAAGCATGGTTGTTAGTTCCTCAAAGTTTAGTGAAGCCTTCCCCAGGATCCTCTTTAGACATGCTTTTACAGATCTCACAAGTCTCTCCCAGAAGCCACCCCACCAAGCAGCTCGCTCAGCAATAAACTTCCAGGTGATCCCTTTGCCAGTGAAAAACTCTGCAAGCTCTGATCCTCTGATTGACTTCCACAGTTCTTTCAGATCTTGGTCTGctcttttaaatgttttcagtaGTTTGATCTGAGACTAGCTCTAAATGCACTGCCCTGGTGACAGCACGTGCAAGCAAGTGAAAAGTGCAATATATGCCTTAGACTGACTACTAGACTTGACATATAATGGCCCTGCAAAATCTACCCCAGTAACTTCAAAGGGTGGGGACTCAGTAACTCTGTCCCTGGGTAGTGGAGCTGTGACTTGCTGTGCTGATTTCACTTTCAGTCACCTACAAATGTGGCAATGTGAAACCGTTTTCTTCACTAGCTGTCTCCCCTTTAAAACCCAGTATCTTTCCCTCATCTGCACTAGAGTATCTCTGACCCCAGAATGCATCACTCTCTCATGACAGTACTGAACTAGTAACTCAGAGTATCTGTGTTTTGTAGGTAGCCCCCATGGGTGTTGCTTCCTGAAACTAAGATCTGAGTGTTGTAGCCTGCCTCCTACACTAATAAGGCTATTTTCATCCAAGAATGGTTTCAAGTCTTTGATATTTGACTCTCTCTTAATATCTTGTCCAGATTTCAGCTGACTGATTTCTTGGTTGAAACTATGCTCTTGTGTCACCTTCACCCAATACACTTCTGCTGCAGTGAGCTCCTCTGCAGTTAGCTCTCCCTGAGTCTTTTGACTAGAGCGGGCATTAGCTATGAACCTTTTCACCCACGCAGTTATTCTCAGCACTGTTTTCAACCTGCTGTACTTCTCTAGGTCTAATAGTGGCTCAGCTTGTTCAGTGCTGGTAAACTGTACTACAGCCCAGTAAGCTCAGTGTTCATCTCATGTGCAACACAGTCCTTATCAACACTCTCTGCATCATCAGTTGATGACAGTGAAATAGGTCCGCTCCACCACAGCTGGCTCTGGATGAGGGTTTCGACGCTCTGACCTCTGGTTGGTAAATCAGCAGGATTGGTTTTGCCGCTGCAGTGAGACCACAACTCTGGATCTGTGAGACCTTGTATTTCAGTCACTCTGTTTGCCACAAATGGCTTCCACCTTTGTGCTGTGCTGCGTATCCAATGAAGAACAATCATTGAATCTGTCCACATGTTAAGCTGATTTCTTTCCATGTTCAGTGGATCGAGAAGATTGTTCCCTAACCTTGCTCCAATCAGTGCACCCATCAGCTCCAAGCATGGtaaagtcatttttttaatgGGGCCACCTTTGACTTGAATGCTACAAAACTTGTCACAACTTCTCCTCCCTTATTCCATCCTTGCAGATAGGCAACAGCGCTGTGCCCTTTCACTAGCATCGCAGAAAACATGCAGTTTAATTGTCTGTGAGTTTGGTACCATCTCGAAATGGCCACCAGGTGGAGCTTCGTCAGCTCTGCACACCACTGATCCCATTTTTCAGCCAAGTCTGGCGGGAGCTGCTCATCCCAACTGATTTCCCTCTCCAACAGTTCTTGAAACAGACATTTTACTCGTATGGTGAATGGAGTCAGGAACCCAATGGGATCAAAGATACGAGCTGATGTCTGCAGCAcatttctctttgtgttttctttgcccTTCAAAATGTCTAATAGTCCCTTCAGATCAAACACAAAGTCATCCTTCTCTGGTCTCCATACTAACCCTAACACTTTCAGCACATTTCCAACAGTGTCTGTTTCGGTTGCATGCTCCACTCCATTTTCTGTCCACTTGGCTCTCAGATCTGGTGAATTTGTCACCCATTTGCACAGGTTCATGCCTGCATGGGACAGAATCTCCTTTGCTGTTGTGGTAACTGAAAGGGCCTCATCCACATCACCTGAGCTGGAAATAAAATCATTGACATAGAGAGACTCTCTCAGTGCCTCCACTGTCCTAGACTGCTCTGGTTCATACTGCTTGATATGTTTTCTTATTGTTGCAGCTAACAGGAACGGGCTGGGTGAGACTCCAAATACCactctactcattctcatgatGCATAGCTCATTTTCACAGTCTTTGGTTGGAGGTCCATGTAGCCACAGGAACCTAACAGCATCTTTATCCTTTTCTGCTAGAGCTATCTGCAAGAAAGCCTTGGTAATATCTGCAGTAAAGGCTATCTGGTGGAGTCTGAATTTGATTAGCACATCTAACAGATTTGGGTTAAGGTTTGGCCCGGTCAGAAAACAGTCATTTAGGGATAGGCAGCCCTCCTCGTGTGATGATGCATCAAATACTACTCTCTTTTAGTAGTGTCTcgcagagaggagacagaagtcAGCAAGAACAACTGAGCATGTCGCCACCTGGGCATCGATCATCCTCTTCGCTTGGGTGGGAGGGCCGGTAGCCAGAGACTTACAACAGGGGCTGGCGGTCAGGGCCCAATAGGGGCGTTGCTGCAGCCTGCCTCACTGTCATCACATTCCAACTGCAGCTCCGTCACTTGGTGGGGGGCCGGAGGCTTATGACAGGGGCCAACGGGAAGGCCCCAATAGGGGTGTTGCCGCAGCCTGCCTCtcaatcttcacataatttcaGCTCAGGCAGTGGAAATGGTTCCGGCGCTGCCGAAACCTCAcatctttcctaaagcttgttgtcaaattcggccCAAGTAATGGCGGAATCTATGcaagcgagtaaacgttttcaactagtaaacttgctacctacctcttcacttgtcattgtgggacatgtaatcTTCAGCGGgtgaaaaatctggcaaagtgagactggtaaccagcgatatttctccgtaggcaCGTTTATTTAAGCCATTAGCCtatatgcacggtttgtccttaagggctgcCGTCGcctagtagctttgctgtgtgtgtttacaaaatgtgttgcggtttctgtcaccctctagtggtcagaaaaaatcactTAATGTAGCTTTAAGGGTTGATTGATCAAGGCTTGGTTTACTACGATATggtgtgctgcatgtgtaaaacTGGAAGGAAAAGTACCAGTGACCAGAGAACTGTTTATAAttgataaaatatgaaaaatataaaaaaccaTACGTAAAAAAACATAAGTACTGACTATAGTATGGGGTGCCAAAAGTAACAAAAACTATATTTCCAGGTGCAAATTTCCATTATTTAgctaaatataataaatactTTTATATTTGATAAATGTCTAAACCATTTCTCAACATTTCTTTAACATGGAAATTTTCTTAAATTTAATAAATGGTCAATTATTtcataaaatgtaacaaatgcGTGAAAAGTTTTTCCacaattaaaaatgtttgatttttttccagCATTTAACAAATATGTGACAAGTTTTTTTTCTATAAATGTTGgatttttcccccaaaatgtaacaaatgaagtgaaaaggtttcacatatttatGAAATGTTTGAATTATTTCTATTTTAACATACAAGTGATATAGTTGCATTACAGTGCTGCTACAGCCCTGGGTGGGTCTTTTTAACCCAAAAGTGGACATTTTTGTTGTGAGCACATGATGTTATTTTACGGTTTAACAATACACTATTTCTGCCTTTTATGTTTTGAATTAGCTTAGTCACTGTACTCCAAGACTTCAATTTATATAATAATTGAATGTCAAATAGCCAGACTATTATGCAAAAATACTCAACAGCAAATCTGGTAGGTCAAAAGGAGCTTGAGATACTCCTGGCTCACTTTCAGCTAATGGCCTACTATCTCCAGTCTCCAGTAGGGTGTTAATGATTAATTGACAATCGATTACCGATAAGAATTTGATTGATCAAGCATATATAAACAGACAATGTAGGCGATGTGCTATTTCTAATTTTTTCGCTGAAATAATTTGCCACCACTAGGGCACAATTTAACTTTCACTGCTTAGAGGAAGAGGGAAGCCAAGAAAGCAGGTGAAACCTAGTCCAGTGTAGGAGCATTACACCTGAAACGACagtgttcattgtaaacattgtaatacaatgttgaaatacagcatgTCTACAAGCACAATGTCAGGGAATGCAGGAAGATTCCCTAGGCTGGCAAAGTTGGCGCGACAGTATGCATCCCCGGGACATCTGTTCCATCGGACCGTGTGTTTCACCCCGTATATGAACTGTATATTTTGCTATTTTACCTGTTTTTGATCAATATGTAAAATCTCCTTTAAACAGCAGTTACTTTAGCAAAATGCCAAATAGGAACTATTAACTAACAAATAGGTACCATTTTCTTTGGCTGTCTTTTTTATTTGGCTTTAATTAAGTTAGAGCTCCCAACAGGGGAGCAACAAGGGGTCTCCAGTGGATGTCAACAGATTTTCAGCACAGGCCTAACTTTAAACAAGGAGTACACTTAATTTAAACGATTAATCatttttgtaatgtaaataatgaaaaaataacacTTGTATTGTCATGTATAATCTTGTATCTATATTATAAATTACGTGGTGGTCAAATATAGTTGATTCAAAATAAGACAACATAATAGATCAGTAAGGGATTCACAAAATATCACAGTAACAAAAGTTCTGACATGCAAAATGGTTGCACTTATACAAGTCTTTAAATTACTTAGGATAAGAAATTTGTTGACAATTTTACAATTGCACAGCATAAGCTCTCCATTGCTTCTTACCTAGTTTCAAACCTCAGAGGTCCTTGGAGTAATTTTTACACAtcatgtgtttctttgtgttcttCTCTTGCCTAAACAATATGATAAAGCACTTTGGAGCAAATATACACAGGATTAGTCCAAAACTGGAGGCCAGAATGGCAAATATCTCCACAGCTACAGTGAACTTCCCAGGGGAGCTGACATAAGCAGGGATAAACGTGATCCAGACTGCACAGAATATCAGCATGCTGAAGGTGATGAGTTTGGCCTCATTAAAATTATCAGGTAGTTTCCGGGCTAGGACAGCTAACACAAAGCAAAAGACAGCCAGGAGCCCTATGTACCCAAGAACCGCCCAGAACCCTATAGCTGAGCCTAATGCACATTCTAGAATGATTCTCTCCTTGTATGTGGTTAGGTTTTTAATGGGGAAAGGGGGATTGAGAACCAACCAAAGAGTGCATATCAAAGCTTGAATAAATGTGAAAGACACTACAGTCATTCTTTGCTGTCTAGGGCCAAACCATTTCATAACATTACTCCCTGGAAGTGTAGCCCTGAAGGCCATTAACACCACAATAGTTTTCCCCAGAACACAAGATATGCAGAGGACAAAGGCGATCCCAAAAGCTGTGTGTCGCAGCATACAGGACCACTCAGAGGGCGGGCCAATGAAAGTTAAGGAACATAGGAAACATAGAGTCAGGGCGAAGAGCAGCAGAAAACTCAGCTCAGAGTTGTTGGCCCTGACAATTGCAGATGCCCTGTGACGGAAGAACACAGTCGCTGTGACAATGGCCAGGCAGGCACCACCAACTGAGAATGTAGCCAAGATGATTCCTAGGACCTCATGGAAGGAGAGAAACTCTACAGGCTTGGGGAAACATACGTTTCTCTCTGCATTGGGCCAGAACTCCTCAGGGCAAGGGAAACAGTCTGGGGAATCTGAGGGTATGAATCAGAGAGTTTCATCAGTCTTAGTTTTTATCTTATAGAAATTTGTAAGAAAACAATTTCTTTTACCTGTAGTACTGCTAATCTCTCCCTCCGGACATGGTATACAGTCGTAGCAGCAGACAGGTCTTCTTCTCTGCAGCACTTTACGAGTTCCTGGGGGACAGCTCTCACTGCACACTGACACAGGCACCTGGCACATACATACAGGCATATATAGCCCGTGTGCTATACTGTTCTTAGGATAtcacaaaataatcaaatttcaGAATAGAATATGTtcaacaaagcatcctgggtctgtcgtcattttgcatttctattcttggtttacattaaaatttttatttaaaaataaaagcagatccagtctcccaaacaggaactatctctcctaaatggtatccctccgctatgttctcttctatcaataaaaataccattcagcgaaattatgttctaaaatgttggacccgtagtcaattgaaaatcaaaatagcgggatctgttgtcgaatctgttcaccaacgtgttaggctattttcgtggcctcttTCAAAaaaatgggaagtaaaaatccgaacactacaaactcgttcCAGCTGCATTCGATCTTGGcaagtagtttatattctggttttcatggcggtcaagtgccaaacaacccccatgttaaaactaagttgaatattgctttaaataatTGGGCTCAGGCTCCTTACCTGTGTGCCACCCTCTGCCCAGGTGAGGTTCCTGTTCATATGGAACTCCTGGCCAGCTGGCAGAGATGCATCATAGTGTCCTACTGTCACAAACTCCATGCTGCCACTCTCACTTTTCTGCCAGTTAACCAGCTCATATGTGGCCACAGGATCCCCATTGGCATCAAATGAGACCGGGTAACCATTACGAGAGAAATTAACTCTCTTCAACTGACCTTGAACCTGCATGGATAGAGTGGAAGAAGAGACAGTGGGGGGAAGGGGTGGAGGTGGCAGTGAGTAGCAGAGAAGGtgaataatgtaaaaaatgtaacatTCTATGTCATCAAAGGTGAATTAAATTAGCATGTTTTTAAATTATACAGATAATAAGGCCTTCATTTATTCCGTTTGATTGACCTGTGTGGGCTCTATCCTGGTGAATCTGTCACATTGAGTTGTAGAGTTTGTCTCATGACACACTAAACTGTGGATGGCATGTGCTATAGCGTAAACAGCCTTGTACACCATGTTATCGATTCGGAGCTGAGATGTGTCGGTGTACGGGCTCTGGAGCTTCTGCATATCTTCAgttccatcacacacactgtcccctGTGTCAGTACCTACAAACAGAGAGACGGGGACTTTTAGCCTTGACAATGCTAAGAATATCATGAAAtcagttttcttcttttttttcaaagataTCTCCAACAGTCCTTGCAACAACTTGTAGCTCTATAGTGTTCTCATTTATTGGtaataatttaatgtaaaatctTATCTAAGTCACTCCAGTCATAGTATCAGGAAATGTGATTAATCAGAGAGGCACGCCTCATCTTCACTTTATCAATTACTTCATTATTGACAGATTTTCCTCCATACAGCTTCTAGGAGGAATTGAGTAATGACCAAAGGGTTGGTCTTGAAGTGGCTAATACAGTTACAATACCATACACTACTATACACTACTACACACTATCAGGACACTCAACCCAGATGGGTAGATAATCCAAAAGACAAGAATGTTTTAAATACCCAACCTTACCAACCACAAAGCAGCACTGTGAGTAATAACAGCATGTTAAAAGTCAATACaacttttctcactttttcctaGCCGGCAGTTGAATGCACTCTCCCAGAACTCAGTAAGCTGCTGCGATCCAGCCACCTCAGCTGGAGTGAGATCCAGCAGGAAGTCTCTCAGACCTGGGATGACAGATTGCTGAATGCCAAATCCAATGGCCCCGGCACAAAAGCTGAACCTCAGCATGTCCCGGTCGGTTACCCAGGACTCACTGCCTATCCACTGGCGAGGTGGAGAGGGCTGCCGCGCCAACTCCTCCAGCAGGATCCTCATGTCTCCAGAGGCTGTAAATGCCACAACAACCATGGCTGTGGAtctggaaagagacagaataaCATCAACATAAACCTGAAATGTAATAATGGAATGCAACTAGACCTTTAAAATAGATTTACATCGACTTAAACGtttgagtgttttgttttttatgtgtcaggatacaaaacataaaataaaaagggTTTAGAGAGGTTGCGTTTGGAATATAGGCTATCAGTGGCAGCTTAAAAATGAGTTTATATCGACTTaaacattttagtgtttttgtttgtggaaTAACAGTGAACAAAACCAGTATAAAAAAGCTGGGCTCATAATCATCAGTTTGGTTACTCAATTTCCCAagaggatcattaaagtttcctCTAATAGCCTAAAGACTAAAACGTTTTAATATGGTGCTTTGTGGAATATGCTATCACTAAGCATAGGGAGCACAATCAGAATCAATGATGTAGCCTATAAACCTGCGGATAACATCAGCCACTCGTCGAATCCTGCTGCGTGGGTGCGTTCGATGGAAAGATTCCGAGTATTCCACGCAGATGCCCTCTTTGCGCGCTGCGTGCAGAAAAGACGCCATGCCGTTATTCCCATAGTCCGAGTCGGACCGGACAGCACCGATCCAGGTCCAGCCAAAGTGTTTCACAAGCTTGGCCAGAGCGTCAGCCTGGAACTGGTCACTCGGGATTGTCCTGAAGAAGGTCGGGTACTGCTGCTTATCGGACAAGCACGCACAAGTGGCAAAGTGGCTCACCTAGGAAAACAGCAGTGCAATTATTTAATAGAACAGTCATGGCCATTGTGGGAGAAAATCAGCACTGTGAATTATCCAAACACCTAAATTGGTCAGCAATTTGAATTTACCTGTGGTATGTTAAAGGGCCCGATGATGCGCGACATGCTGATGGATGGCGTGGATCCGGACTCGCCGACAATAGCCGTTACCATACCCGACTGCGAGCACTTTTCGCCGGTGTCAAACACCGGGTGCAGGCCATTTGTCAGCTGGAACGCCACTTGTACCGCCAAGGGAACTGAAGCGCACGAGTCGTGGATTTGGTAACCGAGCCTGATGCCAGGCAGCAGCTCCATGCTGTTGTTGATCTCCTCGATGGCAAAGACCATTACGCGTGAGAAACGCAGTTCACGGAAGTTCATgctgcacacagacaggcacatgAACGGCAATGTATTGTGCAAACTTCAGCTGTGACATGAGTGCACATCTGAAGTTTGCACAATACATTGCCAATTCATAATGTTAATTAATAACAGACATTCAATGTAAAATAGAACTACAATTCTTGCATCTATGACAGGCTAATTGTGAttgttaaataaaacaaaaaaacacaactccCCACAACTCTTTCATAAAGGGTTCAGAATATTTAAAAAGGTTTGCAATAAGCCGGCAAGcacataataaaacacatttctatcCCAGCACAATCTCATTTCCTCTTATGCCCCACTTCTTCTCCATCTTACTAACCTCCCTGTACACCTTAGGGGCTCAGGCATGCTGGTGTAGTTATGCTTCACTGTGTGCATGTAGTAGTGTATGGAGAAAACACCCCCAATAACGAAGTCACCATCCATTGAGAATGCAGGTAGACGCGGGCTGCCCTGGAGCTTACATTTGACAGAGTGAGCAGGAGCCCCTGTCACAGATGCAGCCCCAGGCCCGACCCCAGCACCAGTCAGAGCCTCTATGAGCCCAGTCCCTTGTTTCAGGCTGTCCCCAGACCCATTCAAGGCAAGAGCTGAGTGCAGCACagccaaacacagagacaccGTCAGCCCAATAAAAAGAGTTGAGGAGATCCCCATCCCTGAAGTCTGTGTACGTGTGGATAAGGCAGCTCTCACAGGTCAGAATGCATTACCACTGGGTTATATAGCTTTTCACACAAAtacttccctccttccactgtACGTCAGCTTACTATCcatcagagagaggaggcccTATACCTGGTGGTCTTGTCTTTGTCTTAATAGCTGCTGTCCAAGTCTTTTAGGACTATGGGTTATATTCTCCACTCAATATCCTTGTCCCTTGCCTCCCCTTGTAAACCCTTCTTCGTAAAAACCAGATATTACCCCATTATGCAGTTATTTTTACACCTAGACAATGTTTATTACTTGGTTTTCACACTTTTTCACTCAAGTTAAGCCTTGTGAATGCACAACAAGGGTTGTTAGTTTGTGAGGTTTAATTGATTTTTATGGATAAATCACAACACTTTTAACAATTAACATTTTTATCtagtaaaatattttaaatggttTGCTCCAAACAATGTCAACTTTCTTTTgcttccaaaatgaaaataatagaaaTCCAATAAAAATACAGTGGCACAATAACATCTGATATGTACAAACAATAACCCCttacattttcagcatcagATACTGCTTAGTGGTACAATTGTTGGCCTCAACAGAATAATGTAATACTTTTGAGAAAGCAGACATAACAGCTGGAGGCCAGAATAGCAAACCTCAGTTGTATAATTCATCCTTAATCTGCATAATTCCCAGAAAAGATACAGCAACCCGGG
This region includes:
- the LOC139930599 gene encoding extracellular calcium-sensing receptor-like, which encodes MDGDFVIGGVFSIHYYMHTVKHNYTSMPEPLRCTGSMNFRELRFSRVMVFAIEEINNSMELLPGIRLGYQIHDSCASVPLAVQVAFQLTNGLHPVFDTGEKCSQSGMVTAIVGESGSTPSISMSRIIGPFNIPQVSHFATCACLSDKQQYPTFFRTIPSDQFQADALAKLVKHFGWTWIGAVRSDSDYGNNGMASFLHAARKEGICVEYSESFHRTHPRSRIRRVADVIRRSTAMVVVAFTASGDMRILLEELARQPSPPRQWIGSESWVTDRDMLRFSFCAGAIGFGIQQSVIPGLRDFLLDLTPAEVAGSQQLTEFWESAFNCRLGKSEKSTDTGDSVCDGTEDMQKLQSPYTDTSQLRIDNMVYKAVYAIAHAIHSLVCHETNSTTQCDRFTRIEPTQVQGQLKRVNFSRNGYPVSFDANGDPVATYELVNWQKSESGSMEFVTVGHYDASLPAGQEFHMNRNLTWAEGGTQVPVSVCSESCPPGTRKVLQRRRPVCCYDCIPCPEGEISSTTDSPDCFPCPEEFWPNAERNVCFPKPVEFLSFHEVLGIILATFSVGGACLAIVTATVFFRHRASAIVRANNSELSFLLLFALTLCFLCSLTFIGPPSEWSCMLRHTAFGIAFVLCISCVLGKTIVVLMAFRATLPGSNVMKWFGPRQQRMTVVSFTFIQALICTLWLVLNPPFPIKNLTTYKERIILECALGSAIGFWAVLGYIGLLAVFCFVLAVLARKLPDNFNEAKLITFSMLIFCAVWITFIPAYVSSPGKFTVAVEIFAILASSFGLILCIFAPKCFIILFRQEKNTKKHMMCKNYSKDL